The following coding sequences lie in one Paramisgurnus dabryanus chromosome 16, PD_genome_1.1, whole genome shotgun sequence genomic window:
- the LOC135761190 gene encoding protocadherin alpha-C2-like isoform X2 — MEQKDLVWIRYVSAFIFFAAFFQTIFAVTHYTIPEEMDEGSVVANLVSDLGLDLRSLSKRKMRLDVVANKKYLDVNKDTGELYISERIDREHLCPIKSVTTCLLKVDATLENPIRMFNIELEIIDINDNAPSFRRDTMHLDISEATAVGERFSLTNAVDPDTGSNSVKTYYLGENDHFSIEIQTGRDGSKFADLILKKALDREEQDSHNLILTAVDGGVPARSGTASIIVRVLDTNDNAPLFDKDSYTINLTENSPLGSLVVKLNATDKDEGSNSDITYSYSLYTSEKTQQTFSLNPDNGEIRVKEMINYEDFRIYDMEIIATDKGVNSLSGKCKVKILVTDMNDNHPEISIKSLSSPVKEDIPVNTVIAVVSVSDKDSDENGQVDIHISEHLPFALKESSDNYYELIVSEPLDREKNAEYDITITVTDRGNPPLSDNETITLELLDVNDNVPQFPQSFYTIPVMENNAPGALLSSLTAIDPDLHENQYLVYFIIEKEIVNTSMSMLFSINPENGNLYALKTFDYEIEKEFLFHIEARDSGVPPLSSNVTVHIIIMDQNDNTPVIVSPWRAHGSVVEEKIPRSTDKGTLISKVIAIDSDSVHNSRITYQFLQNTDATLFSLDQYNGEIRTTRMFSYRDSRHQRLVVIAKDNGEPALSATVTIKLSTVEIALKTYADMTEVPLEYDIFSDLNLYLVIGLGSVSFLLLITILVTIVLKCQKPKPSKAAPSCRNSVISERNSTIADSTLVSNDAYWYSLFLAETRKGKLVVRQPVPKGARYIVSSIPRSTGMTETSDSAASTLQYSK, encoded by the exons ATGGAGCAAAAAGATCTGGTTTGGATAAGGTACGTCTCGGCCTTCATATTTTTTGCGGCTTTCTTTCAAACAATATTTGCTGTTACGCACTACACTATTCCTGAGGAAATGGACGAAGGATCTGTGGTTGCAAATTTGGTGTCTGATTTAGGGCTGGATTTGAGAAGTCTAAGTAAACGAAAAATGCGTTTAGATGTCGTCGCTAATAAGAAATATCTTGACGTTAACAAAGACACTGGGGAGTTATACATTTCTGAGAGAATCGATAGAGAGCATTTGTGCCCAATCAAATCAGTCACAACATGTCTGCTTAAAGTGGACGCAACTTTAGAGAATCCGATTCGAATGTTTAACATTGAATTAGAAATAATAGATATAAATGATAATGCACCAAGTTTTCGAAGGGATACGATGCACTTAGACATATCAGAGGCAACTGCTGTAGGGGAGAGGTTTTCTCTCACTAATGCTGTAGACCCCGACACGGGTTCAAACTCCGTGAAGACGTACTATTTAGGTGAAAACGACCATTTTTCAATTGAGATTCAGACAGGACGAGATGGATCTAAATTTGCTGACTTGATACTTAAAAAGGCTTTAGACAGAGAAGAACAAGATTCACATAATCTGATACTCACTGCTGTGGATGGAGGAGTCCCCGCGCGCTCCGGCACAGCTAGCATTATTGTGCGCGTACTGGACACGAATGACAACGCCCCTCTATTCGATAAAGACAGTTATACTATAAATTTAACTGAAAACTCGCCGCTTGGAAGCCTCGTTGTAAAATTAAATGCAACAGATAAAGACGAGGGCTCAAATTCAGACATAACATACTCTTATAGTCTTTACACATCGGAGAAAACACAGCAAACATTCAGTCTGAATCCTGACAATGGAGAAATCAGAGTGAAAGAAATGATAAATTACGAGGATTTCAGGATTTATGACATGGAAATTATAGCAACAGATAAAGGGGTCAATAGTCTCTCTGGAAAATGTAAAGTAAAGATTTTAGTCACAGATATGAATGACAATCATCCTGAAATTTCTATAAAGTCATTGTCTAGTCCAGTGAAAGAGGATATACCTGTAAATACAGTAATTGCTGTTGTTAGTGTGAGTGATAAAGATTCAGATGAAAATGGACAGGTAGATATTCATATTTCTGAACATTTACCTTTTGCTCTTAAAGAATCATCTGATAATTATTATGAGTTAATAGTTTCAGAACCGTTAGACCGAGAAAAAAACGCAGAATATGACATCACTATTACTGTGACTGACAGGGGCAACCCACCGTTATCTGATAATGAAACTATAACTTTAGAGCTACTGGATGTTAACGACAATGTTCCTCAGTTCCCTCAGTCGTTCTACACGATACCGGTTATGGAGAATAACGCACCTGGAGCTTTACTGAGCTCTTTAACTGCTATAGACCCAGATCTCCATGAAAATCaatatttagtttattttataATAGAGAAGGAAATAGTGAACACGTCCATGTCCATGCTGTTCTCCATTAATCCAGAGAACGGCAATCTTTACGCGCTAAAGACGTTTGATTATGAGATAGAGAAGGAGTTTCTTTTCCACATTGAGGCCAGAGACTCTGGTGTCCCTCCGCTCAGCAGTAACGTGACCGTTCACATTATTATCATGGATCAGAACGACAACACACCCGTTATAGTGTCTCCATGGCGCGCGCACGGCTCTGTCGTTGAGGAAAAAATCCCGAGGTCCACCGATAAAGGAACTCTGATATCCAAAGTCATTGCGATAGACTCTGATTCAGTGCACAACTCACGAATCACGTACCAGTTTCTCCAGAACACTGACGCTACGTTATTCAGCTTGGATCAGTACAACGGAGAGATTCGCACCACGAGAATGTTCAGCTACAGAGACTCGCGTCACCAGCGGCTGGTGGTGATCGCCAAAGACAACGGAGAGCCCGCGCTCTCCGCTACAGTCACCATCAAACTGTCTACGGTGGAGATCGCACTTAAAACCTATGCTGACATGACTGAGGTCCCTTTGGAATATGACATCTTCTCAGATTTAAACCTGTATCTGGTGATCGGACTGGGCTCCGTATCATTTCTGTTACTCATCACCATACTTGTCACCATTGTTCTCAAGTGTCAGAAACCGAAGCCCAGTAAAGCGGCTCCTTCCTGCAGGAACAGTGTTATCAGTGAGAGGAACTCGACCATCGCAGACTCCACTTTGGTCTCCAATGATGCCTACTGGTACAGTTTATTTCTAGCGGAGACGAGGAAAGGAAAGCTGGTGGTTAGACAGCCTGTGCCAAAGGGCGCGAGATACATCGTTTCCAGTATACCGAGGAGCACCGGAATGACTGAGACCAGCGACTCTGCTGCATCTACTCTACAG TACTCAAAATGA